One Keratinibaculum paraultunense genomic window carries:
- a CDS encoding ABC transporter ATP-binding protein: MKNNSYIKVDNVSKWYPVKTGFGLKKEEKQYVKAVDGVSLEIEKGEILGVIGESGCGKSTLGRILVRLEEPTAGDVYIDNISSSKLIKQDAKSFRRLVQIIFQNPYDSFTPRDTIEKILTRPLNIHSIGNSAEERRKICLEALEFGGLHPAEDIMQRYPHELSGGQLQRISILRAMSVNPKFIIADEPVSMLDVSVRADIINMLLQLSREKDASIIFISHDIALTRYISNRVAVMYLGRIVEYGDSDEIIKNPQHPYTQALISNCASIDPDELVEKINIEGEPSTPINPGPGCYFAPRCPKRVEECLRKYPDTCDVGNGHLVACSRLG, encoded by the coding sequence ATGAAAAACAACTCTTATATAAAAGTAGATAATGTATCCAAATGGTATCCTGTAAAAACTGGATTTGGTTTAAAAAAAGAAGAAAAACAATACGTTAAAGCAGTAGATGGAGTTTCACTAGAAATAGAAAAAGGTGAAATATTAGGAGTAATCGGTGAATCTGGATGTGGAAAATCCACACTAGGCAGAATACTAGTTAGATTAGAAGAACCTACAGCAGGAGATGTATATATAGACAATATATCCAGCAGTAAACTAATCAAACAAGATGCTAAAAGCTTCAGGCGATTGGTACAAATCATATTCCAAAACCCCTATGATTCCTTTACACCAAGGGATACCATAGAGAAGATTTTAACTAGACCTTTAAACATTCACTCTATAGGCAATTCTGCTGAAGAAAGGAGGAAAATTTGTCTAGAGGCATTGGAATTTGGTGGACTTCACCCTGCAGAGGATATTATGCAAAGATATCCTCACGAGCTATCAGGTGGTCAATTGCAACGTATTTCTATACTACGAGCTATGTCAGTTAATCCTAAATTTATAATAGCAGATGAACCTGTATCCATGCTAGATGTATCTGTAAGAGCAGATATAATAAATATGCTTTTGCAGCTAAGCAGAGAAAAAGACGCATCCATCATATTTATTAGCCACGATATAGCGCTGACAAGATATATATCCAATCGAGTAGCTGTTATGTATTTAGGAAGGATTGTAGAATATGGAGATAGTGATGAAATAATAAAAAATCCACAACATCCCTATACTCAAGCATTAATTTCCAATTGTGCTTCCATAGATCCTGATGAGCTAGTAGAGAAGATAAATATTGAAGGAGAACCATCTACACCTATTAATCCAGGACCTGGATGTTATTTTGCACCAAGATGCCCAAAAAGAGTAGAGGAATGTCTAAGGAAATATCCTGATACTTGTGATGTTGGTAATGGTCATTTGGTGGCTTGTAGTAGATTAGGATAA
- a CDS encoding ABC transporter ATP-binding protein produces MEPILDLKDFSVTYINKYKKVYAVKNVDFEIYKGDSLGIVGESGSGKSTLAMGVLRLLPEDGAQISGTANFSGVDLTKLSEEEMKKIRWKELSVIFQKSMNSLSPVHKIGTHIEDIYRIHKPNATKEEIKDRFFYLLDLVNLSNRVYNLYPHELSGGMLQRVSIAISLIHDPKLLIMDEATTALDVVTQGQILDEISRMEEELDMTRIMITHDMSVVATSCNKVAIVYAGELMELGYVKNVLKNPLHPYTKGLVSSFPSLKGDREKIKSISGFLPDLSKRVKGCIFAPRCSNAIDICYNKKPEKIKMEDGRTICCHLYGGENK; encoded by the coding sequence TTTAAAAGATTTCAGTGTAACATATATAAACAAATACAAAAAGGTATATGCAGTGAAAAATGTTGACTTTGAAATATATAAAGGGGACTCCCTAGGTATTGTAGGAGAATCTGGTTCTGGTAAATCCACCTTAGCCATGGGAGTATTAAGGTTACTTCCTGAAGATGGAGCCCAAATTTCAGGAACTGCTAATTTTTCTGGAGTGGATTTAACCAAATTATCGGAAGAAGAGATGAAAAAAATCAGATGGAAAGAATTATCTGTAATATTTCAAAAATCCATGAATTCCCTATCTCCCGTTCATAAGATAGGAACTCATATTGAAGATATATACCGTATTCATAAGCCTAATGCTACTAAAGAAGAAATAAAGGATAGATTTTTTTACCTATTAGATTTAGTAAATCTATCTAATAGAGTATATAATCTATACCCCCATGAATTATCTGGAGGTATGCTTCAAAGAGTATCCATTGCAATAAGCTTAATTCATGATCCAAAGCTTTTAATAATGGATGAAGCAACCACTGCATTAGATGTAGTCACTCAAGGACAAATACTAGATGAAATATCTAGAATGGAAGAAGAACTTGATATGACTAGAATTATGATCACCCACGATATGTCTGTAGTAGCTACATCTTGCAACAAAGTAGCAATCGTGTACGCAGGGGAGCTAATGGAGCTAGGATATGTAAAGAATGTATTAAAAAATCCACTGCACCCCTATACAAAAGGATTAGTATCATCTTTTCCATCCCTCAAAGGAGATAGAGAGAAGATAAAATCAATATCTGGATTTTTGCCAGACTTATCTAAACGGGTAAAAGGATGTATATTTGCTCCAAGATGTTCTAACGCTATAGATATTTGCTATAATAAAAAACCTGAAAAAATCAAAATGGAAGATGGAAGAACTATATGCTGTCACCTATATGGAGGTGAAAATAAATAA